One part of the Acetoanaerobium sticklandii genome encodes these proteins:
- the flgM gene encoding flagellar biosynthesis anti-sigma factor FlgM: MKIYSSTVVQNVYQAYGKNKVGKTQKSGEVGSPGFDIQISNQGKDYQLAIEKLKQIPDVRADKVSAIKQSIENGTYTIDKTKLAKSIYSAISTSEIG; encoded by the coding sequence ATGAAGATATACAGCAGCACAGTCGTGCAAAACGTATACCAGGCATATGGTAAAAACAAAGTAGGTAAGACCCAAAAGTCTGGGGAAGTTGGCAGTCCCGGATTTGATATACAAATATCCAATCAAGGGAAAGACTACCAGCTAGCCATTGAAAAACTAAAGCAAATTCCAGATGTGAGAGCAGATAAAGTATCTGCTATAAAGCAAAGCATTGAAAATGGAACCTACACTATAGATAAAACAAAGCTTGCAAAATCTATCTACAGTGCTATAAGTACAAGTGAAATAGGATAA
- a CDS encoding ComF family protein, whose protein sequence is MELLYPSNIKCIGCNSIIPKTNIYSLCRACFYKIDFLDINCMSCGAACDEDFCEACAEETKLKSPIDRTYACTVYDGVMETMIHGFKYSSKTYLANEFSDILKDKYKSLKLEMDYITTIPSTKKRIQKRGYNHTELLASQLSKKLHLPYIKPLIKIKETKPLASLNPLERFLEINGAFQIDEKTLNLDYKSILLIDDILTTGTTAVEVARALKETYPECKIYLLVLATAKK, encoded by the coding sequence ATGGAGCTACTGTACCCTTCTAATATTAAATGCATCGGGTGTAACAGCATAATCCCAAAGACAAACATATACTCGCTTTGCAGAGCGTGTTTTTATAAAATAGATTTTTTAGATATAAACTGTATGTCGTGTGGAGCTGCATGTGATGAGGATTTTTGTGAAGCATGCGCAGAAGAGACGAAGCTGAAGTCACCTATAGATAGAACCTATGCATGTACAGTATATGATGGTGTAATGGAGACAATGATTCACGGTTTTAAATACAGCAGTAAAACCTATCTAGCTAATGAATTCTCAGATATTCTTAAGGACAAATATAAATCTCTAAAGCTAGAGATGGACTACATAACTACTATACCATCCACCAAGAAAAGAATTCAAAAAAGAGGCTATAATCATACAGAGCTTCTTGCTAGTCAGCTTTCAAAAAAACTACATCTACCATACATCAAGCCTCTTATAAAAATAAAAGAAACAAAGCCCCTAGCAAGCTTAAATCCACTTGAGAGATTTCTGGAAATAAATGGAGCTTTTCAAATCGATGAGAAAACGTTAAACTTAGACTATAAAAGTATTTTATTAATTGACGATATCTTAACTACAGGAACTACAGCAGTGGAAGTAGCAAGAGCTCTAAAAGAGACTTATCCTGAGTGCAAGATTTACCTTTTGGTATTAGCAACAGCTAAAAAATAG
- a CDS encoding flagellar protein, whose product MELKNCEKCGRKFGAMSSETLCTKCSAENIESDFKKVRDYLYDNPGASVTEVSEETGVAERIILKLLKDERIEIIDENNGLLNCERCGVSIKSGKICDGCKNELAKDLMGAAKNLKPEDKAPEKKETKNKGANFHIKQRH is encoded by the coding sequence ATGGAACTTAAAAATTGTGAAAAATGTGGGAGAAAATTTGGAGCTATGTCATCAGAAACTCTATGTACTAAATGCTCAGCTGAAAATATTGAAAGTGATTTCAAAAAAGTAAGAGATTATTTATACGATAATCCAGGAGCAAGTGTCACAGAAGTCTCAGAAGAGACAGGAGTTGCGGAAAGAATAATTTTAAAGCTACTTAAAGATGAAAGAATAGAGATAATAGATGAAAATAATGGACTGCTGAACTGTGAAAGATGTGGAGTTAGTATAAAATCTGGTAAAATTTGTGATGGATGTAAAAACGAACTTGCGAAAGATTTGATGGGAGCGGCAAAAAATCTGAAACCAGAAGATAAAGCTCCGGAGAAAAAGGAAACAAAAAATAAGGGAGCAAACTTCCATATAAAACAAAGACATTAA
- the flgN gene encoding flagellar export chaperone FlgN, translating into MTTYQEILETLQLQLQLNIELLDLAKEKTQILKDNETSRLMALSQQEERLVRAVIDAEKKRGKLVAKLNWGKDRLENLVEMSLKDAPELAREIQMTGEQLKTVLEELELINNLNDKIIGFVLDQIEFTKNVLLSDDSPTTYKKSKGNYAAEAQRLDKKLFEDKF; encoded by the coding sequence ATGACTACCTATCAAGAAATACTTGAGACATTACAGTTACAGCTACAGCTTAATATTGAACTATTGGATTTGGCGAAAGAAAAAACCCAAATACTTAAAGACAACGAAACATCTAGACTTATGGCTCTTTCTCAGCAAGAGGAAAGACTTGTGAGAGCTGTAATAGATGCTGAAAAAAAGCGAGGAAAGCTCGTTGCAAAGCTGAATTGGGGAAAAGATAGACTTGAAAATCTAGTAGAAATGTCTTTAAAAGATGCGCCAGAGTTAGCTAGAGAAATTCAGATGACGGGGGAGCAGCTAAAAACAGTATTAGAAGAGCTAGAACTTATCAATAATTTAAATGATAAAATCATAGGATTTGTACTAGATCAAATAGAATTCACTAAAAATGTTTTGCTATCAGATGATTCTCCTACTACGTATAAAAAAAGTAAAGGGAATTATGCTGCTGAAGCTCAAAGATTAGACAAAAAATTATTTGAGGATAAATTTTAA